Proteins encoded in a region of the Nitrospirota bacterium genome:
- a CDS encoding ferritin-like domain-containing protein, translating to MKEAIGLTDVKTLRARARQGIEDGAMTAGYKAKAETVIKLLNEALATEIVCVLRYKRHYFMASGINSLSVKAEFLQHVIEEQAHADLLAERIVQLGGEPDLSPERLLSRSHSEYVEGDSLIEMITEDLIAERIAIDSYRELVTYVGTDDPTTRKVLEQILAQEEEHAEDLSSLLKDLGSEAQPHRPGR from the coding sequence GTGAAAGAAGCCATCGGTCTGACCGATGTGAAGACGCTTCGGGCTCGGGCACGGCAGGGGATCGAGGACGGGGCCATGACCGCGGGCTACAAGGCCAAAGCGGAGACCGTGATCAAGTTGCTGAACGAAGCTCTCGCCACGGAAATTGTCTGCGTCCTTCGCTACAAGCGTCATTATTTCATGGCCAGCGGGATCAATTCTCTCAGCGTGAAGGCCGAGTTTCTCCAGCATGTTATTGAGGAACAGGCCCATGCCGATCTATTGGCCGAACGCATCGTGCAACTCGGGGGTGAGCCGGACTTATCTCCTGAACGGCTGCTGAGCCGGAGCCACTCGGAATATGTCGAAGGGGACTCCTTGATAGAGATGATCACGGAAGACCTGATTGCCGAACGGATTGCGATCGACAGCTATCGGGAATTGGTTACCTATGTCGGCACGGATGATCCCACGACCCGTAAGGTGTTGGAGCAGATCCTCGCTCAAGAAGAAGAACATGCCGAGGACCTGTCCAGTCTCTTGAAGGACCTCGGTTCTGAAGCTCAACCTCATCGCCCGGGTCGCTAA
- a CDS encoding DUF948 domain-containing protein: MIVEIAVCVGTGAFVVLVYALVPLLRQLRRPMAESEHLLVHMNAELPLLLREMRATTEHLNALIAQAQGGVEHAAGLLHAVGALGDTVQRVHAMAGGTSRALLVNLASMVAGLKATAGAVTSHIHGEGGTYNGTR, from the coding sequence ATGATTGTCGAGATCGCCGTATGTGTGGGGACGGGGGCGTTCGTCGTGCTGGTCTACGCGCTGGTCCCGCTCTTGAGACAGCTCCGGAGGCCGATGGCGGAATCAGAGCATCTGCTGGTCCATATGAACGCCGAGCTGCCATTGTTGCTCAGGGAGATGCGGGCGACGACAGAGCATCTGAACGCGCTCATCGCGCAGGCGCAGGGAGGGGTCGAGCATGCGGCGGGCTTGCTGCATGCGGTTGGTGCGTTGGGCGATACCGTGCAGCGGGTTCATGCGATGGCGGGGGGTACGAGCCGGGCACTTCTCGTCAACCTGGCCAGCATGGTGGCCGGGTTGAAGGCGACGGCAGGGGCCGTCACGTCACACATTCACGGAGAAGGAGGGACGTACAATGGCACACGATAG
- a CDS encoding YtxH domain-containing protein has translation MAHDRGCSLGFVGLAFVGGGLLGAAMALLLAPQSGRESRDQLRGYARRAEENLHEFADTATQVVAQAVDRGREFVQENKSVLTEAVAVGRAAMSRERERLSGEKNA, from the coding sequence ATGGCACACGATAGAGGCTGCTCATTGGGATTCGTGGGGTTGGCATTTGTGGGCGGAGGGTTGCTGGGCGCTGCGATGGCGCTGTTGCTGGCGCCGCAGTCCGGTCGTGAGTCACGGGATCAGTTGCGAGGCTATGCGCGGCGAGCGGAAGAGAACCTCCATGAGTTTGCCGATACCGCCACCCAGGTTGTGGCGCAGGCGGTGGACAGAGGACGCGAGTTCGTTCAGGAGAACAAGTCGGTCCTGACCGAGGCGGTGGCAGTCGGGCGTGCGGCGATGTCACGGGAGCGTGAGCGGCTGTCTGGCGAAAAGAACGCGTGA
- a CDS encoding DUF3309 domain-containing protein — protein MNMILTVLLILLLVGALPTWPHSAGWGYYPSGGVGIILLVLLIVVLTSRRGRTVR, from the coding sequence ATGAATATGATACTGACCGTCCTCTTGATTCTGTTGCTCGTTGGCGCATTGCCCACCTGGCCGCATAGCGCCGGGTGGGGCTATTACCCGAGTGGCGGGGTGGGCATAATTTTGCTGGTCCTGCTCATCGTGGTCCTGACCAGTCGGCGTGGCCGGACGGTGCGCTGA
- a CDS encoding DUF3185 domain-containing protein, with translation MKTTTILGIALIMLGIVAFTYQGITYTTREKVIDLGPLQATVDKNETIPLTPLVGGLALVGGIILLIGGAKRGS, from the coding sequence ATGAAAACAACAACGATTCTCGGCATCGCGCTCATTATGCTCGGCATCGTCGCGTTCACCTACCAAGGCATTACCTACACCACCCGTGAAAAAGTGATTGACCTCGGCCCACTCCAAGCCACGGTCGACAAGAACGAAACCATTCCGCTGACGCCTCTCGTCGGGGGGCTGGCGCTCGTCGGCGGGATCATCTTGCTCATCGGTGGAGCCAAGAGAGGCTCATGA
- a CDS encoding OmpA family protein translates to MKTGTVLAHVLMSLVLAAGCADPTEQRLRQVQQELAQVLRTALREGDVRIQRTGDHLTIVIAERLLFDAGSPVITPSGIDVLARMGIVFNAASLKEIRVAGHADQAPISDPSTRYFEKLALSKARATHTVRAMKASGTNSQSVIVEWFGDIRPIASNETEEGRQMNRRVEILLYAGM, encoded by the coding sequence GTGAAGACCGGGACCGTCCTCGCACATGTGCTGATGAGTCTGGTGCTGGCGGCCGGATGCGCAGACCCGACTGAGCAGCGGCTCAGGCAGGTGCAGCAGGAGTTGGCGCAGGTGCTGCGAACAGCCTTGCGCGAGGGTGACGTCAGGATCCAACGGACCGGCGATCATCTCACCATCGTAATTGCCGAACGGCTGCTCTTCGATGCCGGGAGTCCGGTGATCACGCCGAGCGGCATCGACGTGCTGGCCCGTATGGGAATAGTTTTCAACGCGGCATCGCTCAAAGAAATCCGAGTGGCCGGGCATGCCGACCAGGCTCCGATCTCCGATCCGTCCACCCGGTATTTCGAGAAGTTGGCCTTGTCCAAAGCTCGTGCGACGCACACGGTCCGTGCGATGAAGGCCTCCGGGACGAATTCACAGAGTGTCATCGTCGAATGGTTCGGGGACATCCGGCCGATCGCCAGTAATGAGACTGAAGAAGGGCGGCAAATGAATCGCCGCGTCGAAATTCTGCTGTACGCAGGAATGTGA
- a CDS encoding Crp/Fnr family transcriptional regulator, producing MLQSAKRQLIFSQGDAADAVFYVQTGQIKLTVVSQQGKEAIIALLEPGSFFGEGCLAGQLVCMATATAAAQSTLVRIDKQAMIRVLHEDPGFSELFLAYLLTRNIRIQEDLVDQLFHTSEKRLARVLLLMAHFGKEGKSEAIIPKISQEVLAEMVGTTRSRVSFFMNKFRKLGFLKYNGGVHVHSSLLSIVLHD from the coding sequence TTGCTCCAATCCGCCAAGCGTCAACTGATCTTTTCGCAAGGGGATGCCGCAGATGCCGTGTTCTATGTTCAGACCGGCCAGATCAAGCTCACCGTGGTCTCGCAGCAGGGCAAAGAAGCCATCATCGCATTGCTGGAGCCGGGCAGTTTTTTCGGGGAAGGCTGTCTCGCCGGGCAGTTGGTCTGTATGGCCACGGCGACTGCCGCGGCACAGTCCACGCTCGTCCGCATTGACAAACAAGCCATGATTCGTGTGCTCCACGAGGACCCCGGCTTCTCCGAGCTGTTCCTTGCCTATCTCCTGACACGCAACATCCGCATCCAAGAAGACTTGGTGGATCAACTCTTTCACACGAGCGAGAAGCGGCTGGCGCGAGTGCTGCTGCTCATGGCCCACTTTGGGAAAGAAGGCAAGTCGGAGGCGATCATTCCCAAGATCAGTCAGGAGGTGCTGGCCGAAATGGTCGGCACCACGAGGTCACGGGTGAGTTTCTTCATGAATAAGTTCCGGAAGCTGGGCTTCTTGAAGTACAACGGTGGCGTCCACGTGCATAGCTCCCTCCTCAGTATCGTGCTCCACGACTAG
- a CDS encoding response regulator produces MNSYTNVRPVQILLVEDNSGDVRLTIEALKEAKILNRLMVVKDGVEALLFLRQQGPYADVTIPDLILLDLNLPKKDGREVLAEIKDDDRLKHIPVVILTTSRDEEDVLKSYNLHANCYISKPVELDQFIRVVKSIEDFWLGIVVLPKNDNNKGM; encoded by the coding sequence ATGAACAGCTATACGAATGTCAGGCCCGTGCAGATTCTTTTAGTGGAAGACAATTCCGGTGATGTCCGTCTCACGATTGAGGCCCTCAAAGAGGCCAAGATCCTCAACAGGCTCATGGTCGTCAAGGATGGCGTCGAAGCCTTGTTGTTCCTGCGTCAGCAAGGGCCGTACGCAGACGTGACGATTCCGGATCTCATCCTGCTCGATCTCAACCTTCCCAAGAAAGACGGGCGGGAGGTCCTGGCGGAGATCAAGGATGACGACAGGCTGAAACATATTCCCGTGGTCATCCTCACGACCTCTCGGGACGAAGAAGACGTGTTGAAGAGCTACAACCTCCATGCCAATTGCTACATCAGCAAGCCGGTGGAGTTGGACCAGTTCATCAGGGTGGTGAAATCGATCGAAGACTTCTGGCTCGGGATCGTGGTGCTGCCGAAGAATGACAACAACAAGGGCATGTGA
- a CDS encoding response regulator, producing MDILLIEDNPGDIRLLQEYLKEGGTCRFQITQVDRLSVGLARLAEACFDVVLLDLTLPDSQGIDTLHRLHEAAKGVPIVVLTGTEDDVLGVQLIQAGAQDYLIKGQVTGSLVMRSIRYAVERKRAKDALQRALGDLRALTRKLEAVREDERTRIARELHDELGMRMTCLKMDLARLRVLMNSASRSAVEEKLQSMTEVVDTTIVAVQALVSELRPGVLDDLGLVAAVEWQCRDVERRSGIRCFVDSEEGDIPLASAKATAAFRICQEALINVVRHAGAKEVRVRLETLEGFLRLEIHDDGQGILPARITEATSLGLLGMRERAEAVGGTFRIVGLPGQGTTVTVRVPCG from the coding sequence ATGGATATTCTCCTGATTGAAGACAACCCTGGCGATATCCGGCTGCTGCAGGAATATCTGAAAGAGGGCGGCACCTGCCGGTTTCAGATCACGCAGGTGGACCGGCTATCGGTCGGGCTTGCGCGCCTGGCGGAAGCCTGTTTTGATGTGGTGCTGCTGGATCTCACGCTTCCCGACAGTCAAGGGATCGACACGCTGCACCGATTGCATGAGGCCGCGAAGGGCGTGCCGATCGTTGTCCTGACCGGCACCGAGGATGACGTGCTGGGGGTCCAGCTCATCCAGGCCGGCGCCCAAGATTATTTGATCAAGGGACAGGTGACCGGCTCGCTGGTCATGCGTTCCATCCGTTACGCTGTTGAACGCAAGCGGGCAAAGGACGCGCTGCAACGCGCATTGGGCGACCTGCGTGCCCTCACGCGGAAGTTGGAGGCGGTGCGGGAAGACGAGCGGACCAGGATCGCTCGGGAATTACACGATGAATTGGGGATGCGCATGACCTGTCTGAAAATGGACCTTGCGCGGTTACGGGTTCTCATGAACAGCGCGTCTCGTTCCGCAGTGGAGGAGAAGTTGCAGTCGATGACCGAGGTCGTGGACACCACCATCGTCGCCGTGCAGGCACTGGTTTCAGAACTGAGGCCCGGGGTGCTGGATGATCTCGGATTGGTGGCAGCCGTCGAATGGCAGTGCCGGGATGTAGAACGGCGGAGCGGCATCCGATGTTTCGTGGACTCCGAGGAAGGGGATATCCCGCTGGCATCTGCCAAGGCCACAGCCGCCTTTCGTATCTGTCAAGAGGCGCTCATCAACGTGGTGCGGCATGCCGGGGCGAAGGAGGTACGCGTGCGCCTGGAGACCCTCGAGGGATTCCTGCGCCTGGAGATTCACGATGATGGACAGGGGATCCTGCCGGCGAGAATCACCGAGGCGACGTCGTTGGGTCTGTTGGGGATGCGCGAGCGGGCAGAGGCAGTCGGGGGGACGTTCCGGATTGTCGGCCTGCCGGGACAGGGGACGACCGTGACGGTGCGGGTGCCTTGCGGGTAA
- a CDS encoding response regulator transcription factor yields the protein MLKILIAEDFPLYRRGVKELLADGLGEVTVGECGNAYDLLELVRLKKWDLVILDITMPGTTGTEALTQLKAKYPKLPVLMLSMHPEDQYAVRMFKAGADGYLAKASAPEELVKAIKKILGGGKYVSPELAETLAMTLKANAGDDPHAQLSDREYEVMCLIASGKTVSEIAETLHLGVTTISTYRARILEKMNLKNNAELTRYALQRGLVS from the coding sequence GTGCTGAAAATTTTGATTGCCGAGGACTTCCCGCTGTATCGGCGGGGGGTGAAGGAATTGCTGGCCGACGGCCTCGGGGAGGTCACGGTTGGCGAATGTGGCAACGCCTACGATCTGCTGGAGCTGGTCCGGCTGAAGAAATGGGATCTGGTGATCCTGGATATCACCATGCCGGGAACCACCGGGACGGAGGCGCTGACGCAGCTGAAAGCCAAATACCCGAAGCTGCCGGTCCTGATGCTCAGCATGCATCCGGAGGATCAGTACGCCGTCCGTATGTTCAAGGCCGGTGCGGATGGATATCTGGCCAAGGCGAGCGCACCGGAAGAACTCGTGAAAGCCATCAAGAAAATACTTGGAGGAGGGAAGTATGTCAGCCCCGAGCTGGCAGAAACGTTGGCGATGACGCTCAAGGCGAATGCCGGCGACGACCCTCATGCGCAACTGTCGGACCGTGAATATGAGGTGATGTGCCTCATTGCATCAGGCAAGACGGTCTCTGAAATCGCCGAGACGTTGCATCTCGGCGTGACGACCATCAGCACCTATCGGGCGCGCATCCTGGAGAAGATGAATCTCAAGAACAACGCGGAGCTCACTCGCTACGCGCTTCAACGCGGACTGGTCAGCTGA
- a CDS encoding Crp/Fnr family transcriptional regulator, with translation MTTTSSLSARPRPATVRRLRTVPLRSAIAAPFNPRTFLAQAGDSRTTLQCQDHQRLFAQGEMATAVFYVQTGQVKLSVVSREGKEAVVAILEPGNFFGEGCLAGQLLYMATATAMGHSRIVRIDKQAMVDVLHNEPAFSELFMAHLLTRSLRIQEDLLDQLFNSAEKRLARTLLLLAAFEKADELVSVIPKISQETLAEMVGTTRSRVSFFMNRFKKLGFIEYTDGLRVHKARLNAVLLN, from the coding sequence ATGACTACCACTTCTTCGCTTTCCGCAAGACCCCGTCCCGCAACCGTGAGACGTCTTCGAACGGTGCCCCTCCGAAGCGCCATTGCGGCGCCATTCAATCCCCGGACCTTTCTGGCACAGGCCGGCGACAGCCGCACGACGCTGCAATGCCAGGATCACCAGCGGCTCTTTGCGCAAGGGGAGATGGCCACCGCCGTGTTCTACGTCCAGACGGGCCAGGTCAAACTCTCGGTCGTATCTCGGGAAGGGAAAGAGGCCGTAGTCGCGATCCTGGAACCGGGTAACTTTTTCGGGGAGGGGTGTCTCGCGGGGCAACTCCTGTACATGGCCACGGCGACGGCCATGGGCCATTCCCGTATCGTGCGGATCGACAAACAGGCGATGGTCGACGTGCTCCACAACGAGCCGGCGTTCTCCGAACTGTTCATGGCCCATCTCTTGACGCGCAGCCTTCGCATTCAAGAGGACTTGCTCGATCAACTCTTTAATTCTGCCGAAAAGCGGCTGGCGCGGACGCTGCTGCTCCTGGCTGCGTTCGAGAAAGCCGATGAATTGGTATCGGTCATTCCCAAAATCAGTCAGGAAACGTTGGCCGAAATGGTCGGGACCACGCGGTCGCGGGTGAGTTTCTTTATGAATCGGTTCAAGAAGCTCGGCTTCATTGAGTACACCGACGGCTTGCGTGTGCACAAGGCCCGCCTCAATGCCGTCTTGCTCAATTAG
- a CDS encoding lmo0937 family membrane protein — MLETIAVILVVLWILGLVSSYTMGGFIHALLVIAIVVILVRVIQGRRV, encoded by the coding sequence ATGCTCGAGACTATTGCGGTTATTTTGGTTGTCCTCTGGATTTTGGGCCTTGTCAGCTCGTACACCATGGGCGGATTCATTCATGCCCTCTTGGTGATTGCGATCGTGGTGATTCTGGTTCGTGTCATTCAGGGTCGACGTGTATAG
- a CDS encoding DUF1207 domain-containing protein, which translates to MPTTVAGYAQAARMKGEITVGTVYTFRAIQVKVCWMLMMGTVLWVTGGAVALAGEAGGEKVTPPVDCRYETATQASAAEGSGSTASIPFPDGDVFRPLFADPKQPQTFASLQAARNRVSKTSTTVGSVGFGENFGFYSSRDGCNGWQVGILAGVFSQFDMNAPSTDLINADYVVGIPLSWRSGLFSTRVRLSHQSTHLGDEFVLNNPGVGRVNFSYEEAEAILSMDAPGGWGRLYAGGGYLVHREPATLDRLKAQAGVELRGPTWSSGPIERFVSGPLVMTPVLGADFKSFEQLNWTLNVNVVGGLEFARAGALRRFRILVNYYHGNNPYGQFYGQKVESVGLGVYLAF; encoded by the coding sequence GTGCCAACAACTGTCGCGGGGTATGCGCAAGCTGCTCGAATGAAGGGGGAGATCACGGTGGGGACTGTGTATACGTTTCGAGCCATCCAGGTGAAGGTCTGTTGGATGCTGATGATGGGAACTGTGCTGTGGGTGACCGGAGGGGCGGTGGCCCTGGCGGGTGAGGCCGGTGGCGAGAAGGTGACTCCTCCTGTCGATTGTCGTTATGAGACTGCTACTCAGGCTTCAGCGGCAGAAGGATCTGGTTCGACGGCGAGTATCCCGTTCCCCGATGGCGATGTGTTCCGTCCGCTCTTTGCGGACCCGAAGCAGCCGCAGACGTTCGCGAGCTTACAGGCCGCGAGGAACCGAGTCTCAAAGACCTCGACCACGGTGGGCTCGGTCGGGTTCGGAGAGAACTTCGGATTCTATTCGAGCCGGGACGGCTGTAACGGGTGGCAGGTGGGGATTTTGGCCGGTGTCTTCTCGCAATTCGATATGAATGCGCCGTCCACAGACCTCATCAATGCCGATTACGTGGTCGGTATTCCCCTATCCTGGCGGAGCGGCCTCTTCTCGACGCGTGTGCGCCTCTCTCATCAGAGCACGCACTTGGGCGATGAGTTTGTGCTGAATAATCCCGGAGTCGGCCGGGTGAATTTCAGTTATGAAGAAGCGGAAGCGATTCTGTCCATGGATGCTCCTGGCGGCTGGGGGCGCCTCTATGCCGGTGGCGGATACTTAGTGCATCGTGAGCCGGCCACCCTGGACCGGTTGAAAGCGCAGGCCGGGGTCGAACTGCGAGGGCCGACGTGGAGCAGCGGTCCGATTGAACGATTCGTGAGTGGGCCGCTCGTCATGACTCCGGTCCTCGGGGCGGATTTCAAATCGTTCGAACAATTGAATTGGACCCTCAACGTGAATGTCGTGGGCGGGCTGGAATTTGCGCGGGCTGGAGCGCTTCGCCGGTTCCGGATCCTCGTCAACTACTATCACGGCAATAATCCCTATGGACAGTTTTATGGGCAGAAGGTTGAGAGCGTGGGGCTCGGTGTGTATCTGGCCTTCTAG